GTGCGCAATGTCACCCAAGCGCAAATTTTTATATAAGCCTGGGTATATCACACCGTCAATTAAAATAATAAGCTTCTATCCCTGCATCAGTTCTGTTTTCCGGCAAGGGACTACCAGAATTATAATAGTTTATCCACGCCAAATAGTTTAGCCCAACTGATTGCCACAGTGAGGACGAATATTTATCCTTAAACTCAGAGATGGCTTCTCTCGCTTCATCCCATTTTTTCGATTTCATTAACGATGCAGCCCGGAAAACGCAGGATCTTTCTGTGTATTTACTGTCAGGAAACCGATTTATAAGCCTGGCATAGGTTTTCTCGGCTTTCGCAAACCTGCCGACTAGTTGGTAACATCTAGCTCGATAATACAACCGTGTGTCTGGCAGGCTTAAATCGAATAAATCCCAAGCCTGCTCTTTGGACACACTCAGGTAAGCGTCCTGGTAAAGATTGAAATAAACATTTCCCCCAATCAGGTGGTAAAATTTTACTGCTTTCCTAATCATCTTCCTCCAGTTATCGACCTGCATAGTTCGTGGATAAGTCAATTTTGCAGGCAAAT
This DNA window, taken from Candidatus Glassbacteria bacterium, encodes the following:
- a CDS encoding tetratricopeptide repeat protein, yielding MIGMIYDPLNGIIFKNESSKVAGYNDLYTKNKSFRSLAAINYNKKTGRKYMDYFQHDLPAKLTYPRTMQVDNWRKMIRKAVKFYHLIGGNVYFNLYQDAYLSVSKEQAWDLFDLSLPDTRLYYRARCYQLVGRFAKAEKTYARLINRFPDSKYTERSCVFRAASLMKSKKWDEAREAISEFKDKYSSSLWQSVGLNYLAWINYYNSGSPLPENRTDAGIEAYYFN